A DNA window from bacterium contains the following coding sequences:
- the ispF gene encoding 2-C-methyl-D-erythritol 2,4-cyclodiphosphate synthase, producing the protein MNFRIGMGFDIHKLVSGRPLILGGINVPFEKGMLGHSDGDALLHAIADAMLGAAALGDIGQHFPDTDLRYKGADSAKLLSLVSALVKEKGFSPVNVDANIIAEKPKMMPHIAKMRERISGILNLPIDSVSVKARTNEGLDAIGKGDAIAVQAIVLVTC; encoded by the coding sequence ATGAATTTCAGGATCGGCATGGGATTCGACATTCATAAACTCGTCTCCGGAAGGCCCCTCATCCTTGGCGGGATAAATGTCCCGTTTGAGAAGGGCATGCTCGGCCATTCCGACGGCGATGCGCTGCTCCACGCGATAGCGGATGCCATGTTGGGCGCCGCGGCGCTGGGCGACATAGGCCAACACTTCCCCGACACTGACCTGAGATACAAGGGCGCTGACAGCGCAAAGTTGCTCTCGCTTGTTTCAGCACTTGTCAAAGAAAAGGGATTCTCGCCGGTCAACGTGGATGCCAACATCATAGCCGAAAAACCGAAGATGATGCCGCACATCGCGAAGATGAGGGAGCGAATCTCCGGTATACTGAACCTTCCGATCGATTCAGTGAGCGTCAAGGCGCGCACGAACGAGGGTCTCGATGCAATAGGGAAGGGCGATGCTATAGCAGTTCAGGCAATAGTACTTGTAACATGTTGA
- the cysS gene encoding cysteine--tRNA ligase: MALVVYNTMTQKKEEFVPLKAPKVGMYVCGITAYDTCHLGHARAAVVFDMIYRHLKHRGFDVTYVRNYTDVDDKIINRANKEGRSCEDITRQYIGEYEEDMASLGVLKPDIMPRATGHIPEMIATIEKLISRGIAYEIDGDVYFSVRKFPGYGKLSKKNIEELESGARVEVDERKKDPLDFALWKSAKPGEPKWPSPWGEGRPGWHIECSAMSSKYLGQPFDIHGGGRDLIFPHHENEIAQAEGACGCEFVRYWLHNGFININAEKMSKSLGNITAIREVIKHHDSEAVRLFILSSHYRSPLDYTEKALAEAGSSLDRFYETAERLHAIHPGKSVSDDPGDSKEAKELREFFTRFDARFDEAMDDDFNTARATGLVFEAVRLVNKFLDNQECPTSFTGWTVLQFSHMQQIAGAVLGVFGSDPAAYRQRTHARAQAKSGVDTSEVERLIAERKAARASKDFKRADAIRDELAKLGVEFKDKPDGTTEWKLR, translated from the coding sequence ATGGCTTTGGTAGTCTACAACACGATGACGCAAAAGAAAGAGGAGTTCGTGCCGCTCAAGGCTCCGAAGGTTGGCATGTACGTGTGCGGGATCACGGCATACGACACATGCCACCTGGGACATGCGCGCGCCGCCGTGGTCTTCGACATGATCTATCGGCATCTCAAGCACCGCGGCTTCGACGTGACGTACGTGCGCAACTACACGGACGTGGACGACAAGATCATCAATCGTGCAAACAAGGAAGGGCGCTCCTGCGAGGATATCACGCGCCAGTACATAGGCGAGTACGAGGAGGACATGGCCTCCCTCGGCGTGCTCAAACCGGACATCATGCCCAGGGCCACGGGTCACATTCCGGAAATGATCGCCACGATCGAGAAGCTGATCAGCCGCGGCATCGCTTACGAGATCGATGGCGATGTCTACTTCTCGGTGCGGAAGTTTCCGGGCTACGGCAAGCTCTCGAAAAAGAATATCGAGGAGCTGGAGAGCGGCGCGCGCGTGGAGGTGGACGAGCGCAAGAAGGACCCGCTCGATTTCGCGCTCTGGAAATCGGCCAAGCCGGGCGAGCCGAAGTGGCCCTCCCCTTGGGGCGAGGGCAGACCGGGTTGGCACATCGAGTGCTCGGCCATGAGCTCCAAGTACCTGGGCCAGCCCTTCGACATCCACGGCGGCGGCCGCGACCTCATCTTTCCGCATCACGAGAACGAGATCGCGCAGGCCGAGGGCGCGTGCGGATGCGAATTCGTGCGCTATTGGCTGCACAATGGGTTCATAAACATCAACGCTGAGAAGATGTCGAAGTCGCTGGGCAACATCACCGCGATTCGCGAGGTGATAAAGCACCACGATTCCGAGGCGGTGAGGCTCTTCATCCTCTCGTCTCACTACCGTTCGCCGCTGGACTACACGGAGAAGGCGCTCGCCGAGGCCGGGTCTTCGCTCGACCGCTTCTACGAGACCGCGGAGAGGCTCCATGCGATACATCCCGGCAAGTCCGTGTCCGACGATCCCGGCGATTCGAAAGAGGCGAAGGAACTCCGAGAATTCTTCACCCGGTTCGACGCGCGCTTTGACGAGGCCATGGACGACGACTTCAACACCGCCCGGGCAACGGGGCTCGTATTCGAGGCGGTGAGACTCGTGAACAAGTTCTTGGACAATCAGGAATGCCCTACGTCTTTTACCGGATGGACGGTGCTTCAGTTCTCGCACATGCAGCAGATCGCAGGCGCGGTGCTCGGCGTATTCGGCTCAGACCCGGCCGCGTATCGCCAGCGCACCCACGCCAGGGCCCAGGCAAAATCGGGCGTGGACACCTCCGAGGTCGAGCGCCTCATCGCCGAGCGCAAGGCCGCGCGCGCTTCAAAGGATTTCAAACGTGCCGACGCCATTCGCGACGAGCTTGCGAAGCTCGGCGTGGAATTCAAAGACAAACCCGACGGCACGACGGAATGGAAGCTGCGCTGA
- the uvrB gene encoding excinuclease ABC subunit UvrB translates to MSQFKLVTEFTPKGDQPRAIEQLTEGVLAGKKHQTLLGVTGSGKTFSVAHLIANVGKPTLVMAPNKTLAAQLFSEFKELFPENAVEYFVSYYDYYQPEAYLPAQDLYIEKDSDINERIDKLRHSATHSLLTRRDVIIVASVSCIYGLGSPEAYQSMMVKTAKGETIDRQRLLRRLVDIQYQRNDIDFHRGTFRVRGDTVEVIPAYEDAKAVRFEFFGDELSRIMEIDALTGKPIQELSDVTIFPGSHYVTPEEKMKQAMGAIRDELRDRIQHYDKGNKILERARIEQRTIYDLEMMEEMGFCKGIENYSRHLTGRAPGEAPPTLMEYFPSDFLLVIDESHITVPQIGGMSRGDRARKETLVDYGFRLPSALDNRPLKFEEFERLTNQVIYVSATPAEYELKKSGDTFVEQIVRPTGLIDPEPEVRPIAGQVDDLLSEIKKRVDANERVLVTTLTKRMAEELTDYFRGKGVRVRYLHADIESFERMEILRSLRLGEFDVLVGINLLREGLDLPEVSLVAILDADREGFLRSTRSLIQTFGRASRNVNGRVILYADVMTDSMKRAIDETLRRRRVQEAYNKKHGITPETIKKKISDVLHSIYEQDYVQVPAGGEDFVPQDEIPKLIKKLRSQMLEHAKRMEFEEAAKLRDRISELENRRVGL, encoded by the coding sequence ATGTCTCAATTCAAACTCGTCACAGAATTCACTCCCAAGGGCGATCAGCCGAGGGCCATAGAACAGCTCACCGAGGGCGTGCTCGCGGGAAAGAAGCATCAGACCCTGCTAGGCGTCACGGGCAGCGGAAAGACGTTCAGCGTGGCTCATCTCATCGCGAACGTGGGGAAACCCACGCTGGTCATGGCGCCGAACAAGACGCTGGCCGCCCAGCTCTTCTCCGAATTCAAGGAACTCTTCCCCGAGAACGCGGTCGAGTACTTTGTCAGCTACTACGACTACTACCAGCCCGAGGCGTATCTCCCTGCCCAGGACCTCTACATAGAGAAGGACTCGGACATAAACGAACGCATAGACAAACTGCGTCACTCGGCAACGCACTCGCTGCTCACGCGTCGCGACGTGATAATCGTGGCCTCTGTCTCGTGCATCTACGGTCTGGGCAGCCCAGAGGCCTACCAAAGCATGATGGTGAAGACGGCCAAGGGCGAGACGATCGACCGCCAGCGCCTGCTTCGGCGCCTGGTCGACATCCAGTACCAGCGCAACGACATCGACTTTCATCGCGGCACCTTCCGCGTGCGCGGGGACACTGTCGAGGTGATTCCTGCATACGAAGACGCCAAGGCCGTGCGGTTCGAGTTCTTCGGCGACGAGCTCTCACGCATCATGGAGATAGACGCGCTCACCGGAAAGCCGATACAGGAGCTCTCCGACGTCACCATCTTCCCGGGCAGCCACTACGTGACACCGGAAGAGAAAATGAAACAGGCGATGGGTGCGATCCGAGACGAGCTGCGCGATCGGATCCAGCATTACGATAAGGGGAACAAGATCCTCGAGCGCGCGCGCATAGAGCAGCGCACGATCTACGACTTGGAGATGATGGAGGAGATGGGTTTCTGTAAGGGGATTGAGAACTACTCAAGACACCTCACGGGCCGCGCGCCTGGCGAGGCGCCGCCAACGCTCATGGAGTATTTCCCATCGGACTTCCTGCTCGTGATCGACGAGAGCCACATCACCGTGCCGCAGATCGGCGGCATGAGCCGTGGCGACCGGGCGCGCAAGGAGACGCTGGTGGACTACGGCTTCAGGTTGCCGTCCGCCCTGGACAACAGGCCGCTCAAATTCGAGGAGTTCGAGAGGCTCACGAACCAAGTGATATACGTATCGGCTACGCCCGCGGAATACGAGCTCAAGAAATCCGGCGATACGTTCGTGGAGCAGATCGTGAGGCCCACGGGGCTCATCGACCCGGAGCCGGAGGTGAGACCGATCGCAGGCCAGGTGGACGATCTGCTCTCCGAGATCAAAAAGCGCGTGGATGCAAACGAGAGGGTTCTCGTCACGACTCTCACCAAGCGCATGGCAGAGGAGCTCACCGATTATTTCAGGGGAAAGGGCGTGCGCGTGCGCTACCTGCACGCTGACATCGAGTCGTTCGAGAGGATGGAGATACTCAGGTCGCTTCGGCTAGGCGAGTTCGACGTGCTGGTGGGCATCAACCTCCTGCGCGAGGGGCTGGACCTTCCAGAGGTCTCGCTGGTCGCGATACTGGACGCGGACCGCGAGGGCTTCCTGCGCTCGACGCGCTCGCTCATCCAGACCTTTGGCCGCGCCTCGCGCAACGTTAATGGCAGGGTGATCCTATACGCGGACGTGATGACCGATTCGATGAAGCGCGCCATCGACGAGACCCTCCGCCGCCGCAGGGTCCAGGAGGCCTACAACAAGAAGCACGGCATCACGCCCGAGACCATCAAGAAGAAGATCAGTGACGTGCTGCACTCCATCTACGAGCAGGACTACGTGCAGGTCCCGGCAGGCGGCGAGGACTTCGTGCCTCAGGACGAGATACCGAAGCTCATAAAGAAACTGCGCAGCCAGATGCTGGAGCACGCAAAACGCATGGAGTTCGAGGAGGCCGCGAAGCTGCGCGACCGGATCTCCGAACTCGAGAACCGCCGCGTCGGCCTCTGA
- a CDS encoding NAD-dependent epimerase/dehydratase family protein has protein sequence MKILITGGAGFIGSHIADAYINDGHNVVVLDDLSRGSTKNINSKVRFYEMSVNDEDILTVFEKERPEIMSHHAARINVANSLEDPAGELVVTINGFLNLMEAGRRHGLRKVIFASSAAVYANTDKLPTDESHPTDPASPYGLGKLMIEQLLRYYGRTYDINWVALRYANVYGPRQNGCGEAGVVAAFLEKMLANRQPVIDGSGDQTRDFIHVSDVVEANRTALKDVAQGIYNVGTGVETDINKVFNMLRELTGSHCQEHHGPVRNRDLERNSISCRRFQTEFGWRPVIELPVGIKTTVEWFLKNKS, from the coding sequence ATGAAAATACTGATTACAGGCGGCGCTGGATTCATAGGTTCCCATATTGCAGACGCTTATATAAACGATGGGCACAACGTAGTCGTCTTGGATGACCTATCCAGAGGCTCCACAAAAAACATCAATTCTAAAGTCCGCTTTTACGAGATGAGTGTAAATGATGAAGACATCCTCACGGTATTTGAAAAGGAACGACCGGAGATAATGAGCCACCATGCTGCCCGGATCAATGTCGCCAACTCATTGGAAGATCCAGCGGGGGAACTCGTGGTCACTATCAACGGTTTTTTGAACCTGATGGAAGCCGGGAGGAGACATGGTCTCAGGAAGGTCATCTTTGCATCATCGGCCGCCGTCTACGCAAACACGGATAAACTCCCGACAGATGAATCTCATCCAACCGATCCTGCGTCCCCTTACGGGCTGGGAAAGCTCATGATCGAACAACTTCTTCGTTATTACGGACGCACTTACGATATCAATTGGGTCGCACTGCGATACGCAAATGTCTATGGTCCACGTCAAAACGGTTGCGGCGAAGCCGGGGTAGTTGCAGCCTTCCTCGAGAAAATGCTGGCAAACAGACAGCCTGTAATTGATGGGTCTGGTGATCAGACTCGCGATTTTATTCATGTGAGTGATGTAGTCGAAGCCAATCGAACGGCCCTGAAGGACGTTGCCCAAGGCATCTATAACGTAGGAACGGGCGTGGAAACGGATATCAATAAAGTCTTCAACATGTTGCGCGAACTGACAGGAAGTCATTGCCAGGAACATCACGGCCCTGTCAGAAACAGGGATTTGGAACGAAATTCTATCTCATGTCGGCGTTTTCAAACAGAATTTGGCTGGAGGCCAGTAATTGAGCTTCCAGTAGGAATAAAAACTACTGTAGAGTGGTTTTTGAAAAATAAGAGTTGA
- a CDS encoding class I SAM-dependent methyltransferase, producing the protein MEPVEILGVLSSLTPDAYFQSSMSGQLPRYAFFHKALCGFKREIASTSASSEEEYGAKVRKRRKKMKRLKELLRDRGRRLARMTALDLGAGFGIEALLWRGMGGGSVIALDRQPCALDPNCRDQMRQWMAAVHASIEEPFDPAQDVRAVFRQKGVEWLVADAASVPVDDESLDLVFSISSLEHIGDIERAISEVHRLLKPGGIFYAEWSNFYSLVGAHSPGIVDIPWGHVLLTPDELRTLSCELNSVSEDEFDALVGGLNRWHLRRWRETFDDSLWKVHEWKHLADEGVEPLIPLWLIDRLPRELTIVDLVTDDIRALLEKR; encoded by the coding sequence ATGGAGCCGGTCGAAATCCTTGGGGTGCTTTCTTCGCTCACGCCGGATGCATATTTTCAATCATCCATGAGCGGCCAGCTGCCTCGTTACGCCTTTTTTCATAAGGCGCTATGCGGGTTCAAGCGGGAGATTGCATCGACCTCGGCGAGCAGCGAGGAGGAGTACGGTGCAAAGGTTCGCAAGCGTCGAAAGAAGATGAAGCGTCTCAAGGAGCTTCTGCGCGATCGCGGCCGTCGTTTGGCCCGTATGACGGCGCTCGATCTTGGCGCTGGTTTTGGAATTGAGGCTCTCCTTTGGCGCGGCATGGGCGGCGGCTCGGTCATTGCACTCGATCGCCAACCGTGTGCTCTCGATCCAAATTGCCGCGACCAGATGCGGCAATGGATGGCGGCGGTTCATGCTTCCATTGAGGAACCCTTTGATCCTGCGCAGGATGTCAGAGCTGTTTTTCGCCAGAAGGGTGTCGAGTGGCTCGTTGCGGATGCGGCAAGCGTGCCAGTTGACGATGAGAGCTTGGACCTTGTTTTCTCGATCTCCAGTCTTGAGCACATTGGCGACATTGAGCGTGCCATCAGTGAGGTGCATCGCCTTCTCAAGCCAGGCGGTATCTTTTATGCAGAGTGGTCAAATTTTTATTCGCTGGTCGGGGCGCACTCCCCAGGCATCGTCGATATCCCTTGGGGGCATGTACTGCTTACGCCGGACGAACTCCGAACTTTGTCGTGCGAGCTAAATAGCGTGTCGGAAGATGAATTTGACGCGCTCGTTGGCGGCCTCAACAGGTGGCATTTGCGGCGGTGGCGCGAGACGTTCGACGATTCGTTATGGAAGGTCCACGAGTGGAAGCACCTTGCTGACGAAGGCGTCGAACCTCTTATTCCATTATGGCTTATCGATCGCCTTCCTCGTGAGCTGACAATCGTCGATTTGGTGACAGATGACATTAGGGCGCTATTGGAGAAACGCTAG
- a CDS encoding radical SAM protein — MITAADIRKLQLDLTSYCTLSCPYCSRTKVFTRRGRDGLPPGHLPLALIRKRFEPLLANLLHVNFCGTFGEPTMHPEFLDIVSFFRERSRARISIDTNGVTHEAEWWRSLSFPRLHVRFAIDGATPESYVRYRMGADFQRTMSNLEAFVVGGGKAEWQFIVFEHNEGEIDQARAMARRIGCDIDFRRSRAYGETLAPPAEFDGPIQRCERCKFVDGRELYVAYDGIVEFCCRLQPRWMDSDDPPDFVRRYLYRLDDLSLHRHSVEEILASEYFQFMIEHYQEVCHKYYPSVTSVSAKGD, encoded by the coding sequence ATGATTACTGCTGCTGACATCAGAAAATTGCAACTCGACCTCACGTCGTACTGCACGCTCAGCTGCCCGTATTGTTCGCGCACGAAGGTCTTCACCAGGCGAGGGCGCGACGGGTTGCCGCCAGGTCATCTGCCGCTTGCGCTGATCCGTAAACGATTCGAGCCTCTCCTCGCCAACCTGCTTCACGTAAATTTTTGCGGTACATTCGGGGAGCCGACTATGCATCCCGAGTTTCTGGACATCGTGTCCTTCTTCAGGGAGCGCTCGCGGGCCAGGATATCCATCGACACTAATGGCGTGACTCACGAAGCGGAATGGTGGCGCAGCCTGTCGTTTCCTCGCTTGCATGTGCGCTTTGCCATCGACGGAGCGACGCCGGAGAGTTATGTCCGCTATAGGATGGGCGCCGATTTTCAGCGCACGATGTCAAATCTTGAAGCCTTTGTAGTGGGGGGAGGGAAGGCCGAGTGGCAGTTCATCGTCTTCGAGCACAACGAAGGAGAGATCGATCAGGCGAGGGCGATGGCGCGCCGGATCGGCTGTGACATCGACTTCCGACGCTCGCGGGCGTACGGCGAGACACTAGCGCCGCCGGCCGAATTCGACGGTCCTATCCAAAGGTGTGAACGATGTAAATTCGTCGATGGGCGGGAGCTCTATGTCGCCTATGACGGCATTGTCGAATTTTGTTGCAGGTTGCAACCGCGCTGGATGGACTCGGACGATCCGCCCGATTTCGTCAGACGCTACCTTTATCGACTCGATGATCTGAGCCTTCATAGACATTCTGTAGAGGAGATCCTGGCGTCAGAGTACTTCCAATTTATGATCGAGCATTATCAGGAGGTTTGCCATAAATATTACCCTTCAGTGACGAGCGTTTCAGCAAAAGGAGATTGA
- a CDS encoding radical SAM protein — translation MDDTFVGRLKCGGSIKIFVVKVEILRRCNLRCRKCFSWRSTEQEDMPRERLLRIIDECSKHGCHVLNLIGGEPTLYDALPEIVAYAGERDIKCGITSNGQLIDEAYAMRLHKAKLKSIWISLDSHQEELHDYIVGAPGAWRRSVDAIRILLQHIRYVGVNSVLASFNYRDIIDLLRFVHGLGVRHLSFMPYEDTGDRKNNSLFRLQPQHIDELNSTLIPRSLEVSKELAVETNLSRIFRFGGGGAGIMSRTNDLQLRTPCFLPFYRVEIDRKGNAFPCCEMIEEKFRMGNILESGLDAIIACKKYCKFRRGLIPPLKHPRCRSCWITIDDNLEIMQELAGYDAGSLLRRMLDRTECAGAGTGIVEKG, via the coding sequence ATGGATGATACGTTTGTCGGTCGGCTCAAGTGCGGCGGAAGTATAAAAATCTTCGTGGTGAAGGTGGAGATCCTTAGGCGATGCAATCTGCGCTGCCGAAAATGTTTTTCCTGGCGCTCGACTGAGCAGGAGGATATGCCGCGTGAACGCCTCTTGCGGATCATCGATGAGTGTAGTAAGCACGGTTGTCATGTCTTGAATCTTATCGGGGGAGAGCCAACGCTCTACGACGCCCTGCCGGAGATCGTCGCCTATGCAGGCGAACGTGACATAAAGTGCGGCATCACCTCCAACGGACAGCTCATCGACGAAGCCTATGCCATGCGTCTGCACAAGGCCAAGCTGAAATCCATTTGGATATCCCTTGATTCGCATCAGGAAGAGCTCCACGATTATATCGTGGGCGCTCCCGGAGCATGGCGGCGGTCGGTTGATGCGATCCGGATACTTTTGCAACATATACGCTACGTTGGCGTAAATTCGGTTCTTGCTTCATTCAATTACCGGGACATCATCGATCTCCTGCGCTTTGTGCATGGTCTCGGTGTTCGCCATCTCAGCTTCATGCCCTATGAGGATACTGGGGATCGGAAAAATAATTCGCTCTTCCGTCTCCAGCCACAGCACATAGACGAGCTAAATAGCACCCTGATTCCACGGAGTCTCGAAGTTTCTAAAGAGCTGGCTGTGGAGACAAACCTCTCGCGTATATTCAGATTCGGGGGAGGCGGTGCGGGCATTATGTCGCGAACGAACGATTTGCAGCTGCGCACGCCCTGCTTTCTGCCGTTTTATCGTGTCGAGATCGATCGGAAGGGGAACGCCTTTCCTTGTTGCGAGATGATCGAGGAAAAATTCCGCATGGGCAATATCCTCGAGAGCGGCCTCGATGCCATAATCGCGTGCAAGAAGTATTGTAAATTCAGGCGTGGCCTCATTCCTCCATTGAAACACCCGCGATGCCGCAGCTGTTGGATTACGATCGACGACAATCTGGAGATCATGCAGGAGTTGGCTGGATATGATGCTGGCTCGCTTCTGAGGCGCATGTTGGACCGTACGGAATGTGCGGGGGCGGGAACGGGCATCGTCGAGAAGGGATAA